One segment of Ricinus communis isolate WT05 ecotype wild-type chromosome 8, ASM1957865v1, whole genome shotgun sequence DNA contains the following:
- the LOC8275256 gene encoding cyclin-dependent kinases regulatory subunit 1 — protein MGQIQYSEKYYDDTYEYRHVVLPPEVAKLLPKNRLLSENEWRAIGVQQSRGWVHYAIHRPEPHIMLFRRPLNYQQQQENQAQQNILAK, from the exons ATGGGTCAGATCCAATACTCTGAGAAATACTACGATGACACTTATGAGTACAG GCATGTAGTGCTTCCTCCTGAAGTAGCCAAACTGCTCCCTAAGAATCGCCTTCTCTCTGAA AATGAATGGCGTGCCATCGGAGTTCAGCAGAGCCGCGGTTGGGTTCACTATGCGATTCATCGCCCTGAGCCCCATATCATGCTCTTCAGGAGGCCACTGAACTATCAGCAGCAGCAGGAGAATCAAGCTCAGCAGAATATCCTTGCTAAGTGA